A region of the Campylobacter cuniculorum DSM 23162 = LMG 24588 genome:
TCATAATAAAAATAAGCGATTAAAAATATACAAACCACTCCTGTGGTGTTTGCATCAAAAAAGCCATAAACGCTAAAAATTCCCCAATTGAGCCAATCAAAGCCCAAAGGATGGATAAAACTCAAACAAAAAATTGCACAAAGTCTTAGAAAATCAAATTTGAAAAGATAGCAAATTCTAAATAAAATTCCATACACAAGAGCTATAAATAATATAATAAAAGGAATGAGATAATCAAGATTAAAATAAATTGAAGATAAGCTCACCCACCAAAACCAAAAAATTCCTAAAAAAAATCCAATCCAAAAATACTCTTTTGCATTCCTAGTTCTAAGGAGCAAAACCAAGCCCCAAATGGCTAAAAAAGGGCTAAGAGTCTCAAAAACGATATTGTCAAAAAAAGATAAATAAATTGAATTTGAAAGTAAAATTGCAATAAAAAAGACTTTTATTATTTTAAAAATGGTAGAATTAGGATTGAAATTTTTTAAAAAAAAGGAAAAAAATGGAACATTCAGTCTTAAACTCATTGATACCTCTTATTGTGCTTGTCGCAATTTTTTATTTTTTGATTATAAGACCCAGACAAAAACAAGAAAAAGCCCATAGAAATATGATTGAATCCCTGCAAAAAGGAGATAAAATCATCACAAATGGGGGAATCATTTGCGAGGTCATAAAATCTGAAAGTGATTTTATCAAAGTTAAGCTTAATGAAGAAAATATTACCGCAAAAATTTCAAAAGATTTTGTAGCAAAGAAGATTGATGCGTAATTCTAAAATCACCTATCGCCTCGTTATTTTTGTGATTGTATTTATTTTTGGTGTGGTGTTTTCTCTTCCTTCTCTTTTGCAATTAGAAAAAGGTGCAAAAATTAATCTCGGCTTGGATTTACAAGGTGGGCTTTATATGCTTTTAGGTGTGGATAATCAAGAGGCTATAAAATCAAAAATCAAATCCATAGCTTCGTCCTTGCATTATTCTATCAATAAAGAAAACATTCTTGTGGATAAAGTGCTAACAAATGATCAAAGCATAGAATTTAATCTGCTTGATGCAAGTGATGCTTCTAAGATTGAAGATTTGTTGAAAGAAATTCAAGGGCTTGATGTCCAAAAAAATCATTTATCTTATACAATTTCTTTCACTCCCGAAGAAATAAAAAATATAGAAAATTTCGCTCTTTTACAAGCTGTTGAAACCATTCGCAACCGACTTGATCAATTTGGTTTGGCTGAACCAACGGTTGCTAAACAAGGAGAGGATAAAATTTTAGTTGAATTAGCAGGCATTAAAACCAAAGAAGATGAACTAAGAGCAAAAGAAAGAATCACTAAGGCTGCCCATTTGCAATTAATGGAAGTTGATGATTCTAAAATGTCTCAAGCCTCGAGCATGAGTGAAAGTGAAGCACAAAGCTATGGTTTGGTGATTTTAAGCGACGCAAAAAATGAAGCCCTTAAATACACGCTTAAAAGCATTCCTATCTTAGATGGTTCTATGCTCACAGATGCTAAAGTTGGTTTTAGCGATACAAGTAATTATCCCGTGATTAACTTCACTCTTAATGCTGAAGGGGCAAAAAAATTTGGAGATTATACCGGAGCAAATGTTGGAAAACGTTTGGCTATCGTGCTTGATAATAAGGTTTATTCTGCTCCAAGCATTAATGAAAGAATAGGCGGTGGAAGTGGGCAAATTAGCGGAAATTTCACTCAAGAAGAAGCAAGGGATGTTGCTGTGGCTTTAAGGAGTGGAGCCTTGCTTGCTCCTGTGAAACTCTTAGAACAAAGAAGCATAGGACCTTCTTTAGGAAGTGATAGCATTAAAATGAGTATGATTGCTTTGATTGGTGCTTCTGTGTTTATCGTGGTTTTTATGGCTTTATATTATGGAGTGGCGGGAATTTTTGCGGATATTGCTTTGCTTGTTAATGTCTTGATGATTATTGCTTTAATGGCTATGTTTGGAGCGACTTTAACCTTGCCGGGTATGGCAGGACTTGTTTTAACCGTTGGTATGGCTGTTGATGCAAATGTGATTATCAATGAACGCATTAGAGAGCTTTTGCGTGAGGGTATGAGCATCAAAGCAAGTGTAGAAAACGGGTATAAAAATGCTATGAGTGCGATTGTGGATTCAAATATCACTTCTTTAATCACTTCTATTGCACTTTATGCTTATGGAACAGGGGCTGTCAAAGGTTTTGCAGTAACTTTGGGTATAGGTATAGTGATTTCGATGATTACTGCAATTTTAGGGACTCGCGGAATGTTTGATTATTTTATGCCTTCTATGCAAAAAAACAATCAAACAAAATTTTGGTTTGGTTATAGGAAAAAATAAATGCAGTTTTTTAGTGAAAAGAAAATTTATGATTTTATGAGAATGCGTTTTGTTGCCATTTCTCTTTCTTTTGTTTTGTTGTTGGGTTCGATTTTTTTATTGTTTGATAGAGGTTTGCAATTTGGCATTGATTTTAGTGGAGGCACTTTAATACAACTAAAATATAAAGAAAAAGCTCCTATAGCTCAAATTCGCGAAATTTTGGAGCAAACCGGTCAGTTTCAAAATTTATCTGTTACTGAATTTGGAAGCGATGAGGAAGTTACAATAAGATTCTTAGGAAGCAATGAAAATTTAGGAAACGATAGTGCAGAGGGTATCAGCAAACTTTTAAAAGATACGGGTGAATTTGAGTTAAGACGTGCCGATGTTGTGGGTCCAAAAGTCGGCGATGAACTAAGAAATAAAGGCTTAATGGCAATCATAGTATCTTTAATCGCCATACTCATTTACATTGCTTTTCGTTTTGAGTGGCGTTTTGCTCTAGCAGCCATTTTGAGTGAAATTCACGATGTTCTCATCACTTTAGGAGCGATTTGCTTGTTTAGGATTGATGTGAATTTAGATACTTTAGCAGCGGTTTTAACTGTGCTTGGGTATTCTTTAAATGATACGATTATTATTTTTGATAGGATTAGAGAGGGCATTAAAAAAAGTAAAGAAACAAATTTAGCTCCTATTATCAATGAAAGTGTTTCTGCAACTCTTTCAAGGACGACTTTAACTTCGGGGCTGACCTTAGCAACTGTTGTGATTTTATATTTTTTTGGTGGTTCTATGATAGAAGGTTTTTCTTTATCCTTAATTGTAGGTATTGTCATAGGGACTTTAAGCTCTATTTTTGTTGCAAGCCCTACTTTGCTTTGGTTTAAATTTAATGTCTTTGATTTTAGAGCCAAAGAGCTTGAAAAAATGAAAAGAAAACAAGAAAAAGAACGCAACCGAGCAATGTATGAAAAAGGTGCGGTTTAAGGAGATTTAATGGCTTATGAAGCAAAAAAAATAGAAAAAAAATGGCAAGAATTTTGGGATAAAAATCAAAGTTTTGAACCAAAAGAAGATTATACTTTAAAGAAAAAATACATACTTTCTATGTTTCCTTACCCTAGCGGACGCATACATATGGGACATGTAAGAAATTATACCATAGGCGATGCTTTAGCAAGGTATTATAGAAAAAATGGTTATAATGTCTTGCATCCTATAGGCTTTGATAGTTTTGGTATGCCTGCTGAAAATGCGGCAATTAAACATAAAATTCATCCTAAAACTTGGACCTATGAAAATATCGCTTATATGAAACAAGAATTATTTTCTTTGGGCTTGTCCTTTTCTCAAAAAAGAATTTTAGCAACTTCTGACCCTTTATACACGAAATTTGAACAAGAATTTTTCATTAAAATGTTTGAAAAAGGTTTGATTTATATCAAAGAGGCTCAAGTGAATTGGTGTGAGCAAGATAAAACTGTTTTAGCAAACGAACAGGTTGAGGATGGTAGATGTTGGCGTTGTGGGCATGAGGTTGTGCAAAAAAAAATGCCCGGGTATTATGTTAAAATCACTTCTTATGCAACAGAGCTTTTAGACGGGCTTGAAGCATTAAAAGACAAGTGGTCTGCGCAAGTTTTAACAATGCAAGAAAATTGGATAGGAAAAAGCGAGGGATTGGAATTTTCTCTTTTTTTAGATGAAGAAAGTGGTATGAAAACGACTGCAAAGAAAATTGAAGTTTTTACAACAAGAGCGGATACTCTTTATGGAATGAGTTATATAGCCTTAGCTCCTGAACATGAAATCGTGCAGCATTTGCTTGACAATTCTCATTTAAGCTCTGAAATTTCAAGCAAAATCAAAGCCATGCAAAATCAAAGCCAAAGAGAGAGACAAAGTGCGGAGAAAGAAGGGTATTTTTTAGGAATTTATGCCATCCATCCTTTAAGCGGGAAAAAAATTCCTGTTTGGGTTGCAAATTTTGTTTTGATTGATTATGGAAATGGTGCGGTGATGGCTGTGCCTGCTCATGATGAAAGGGATTTTGAATTTGCAAAAAAATACAATTTAAAAATCATCAAAGTGATAGAAGGTCAAGAAACAAATTTAAATCAAGCCTACACGCAAAAAAGTGGAAAATTGATTCAAAGTGCGGAATTTAGCGGTCTTGATTGTAATGAAGCCCGAAAAAAAATTATGAATTATTTTGAGGATAACAATTTAGGTCAAAGAGTTGTTAATTTTAAAATCAGAGATTGGGGCGTTTCAAGGCAAAGATATTGGGGAGCACCTATTCCTATGGTAAAATGTGAAGATTGTGGTATAGTGAGTGAGAACTTAGAAAATTTACCTATAACCCTACCCGATGATATTGAAATCACAGGCGAGGGAAATCCTTTGGATAAACACCCCACTTGGAAATTCTGCACTTGTCCAAAATGCGGAAAACAAGCCCTAAGAGAGAGTGATACTTTGGATACTTTTTTTCAAAGCTCTTGGTATTTTGCAAGATTTGCTAGTGATGAAAAGACTTGGGAGCAAAAGGCTTTTGATAAAAAAAGCGTGGATTATTGGCTCAATGTTGATCAGTATATTGGCGGGATAGAGCATGCAATCTTGCATTTACTCTATGCAAGATTTTTTCAAAAAGCTTTAAGAGATTTAGGATATTTAAGGGATAGTGAGCCTTTTTGCAGACTTTTAACTCAAGGAATGGTTTTAAAAGATGGGGCGAAGATGAGTAAATCTAAAGGAAATGTCGTTGATCCTGATGAGATTATCAATCGCTATGGAGCTGATACAGCAAGGCTCTTCATCCTTTTTGCTGCACCACCAGCTAAAGAACTTGAATGGAATGATGATGCCTTAGAAGGTGCTTATCGTTTCCTTTGCAGATTTTATGAGAGGGCTTTAAATGTTAGGGGTAAAGAGCTTTTAAAAATAGAACAAAATTCTTTAAACAAAGAGGAAAAATATGCGAGATTAAAAGTCTATGAAGCCCTTAAAAAATCAGAAGAAGTTTATACCAAAAATTTTGCTTTTAACACGCTTATTGCTGCTTGTATGGAGGCTTTAAATGCTTTAAATGTATGCAAAAATGAAGCCTTAGAGCAAGAGGGCTTTTATATACTTTTAAATATTTTAGAACCTATCATTCCACACATTTGTTTTGAATTGAGTGAAAAACTTTTTGAATGTGAAAATTTTAAAAAAATTGAGCTTAAAGATGAGGTTTTTATCAAAGAGAGTTTCAATTTAGCCGTTAGTGTTAATGGCAAAAAACGTGCCCAAATCGAAGTTTTAAGTGAGCAAAGTGAAGATGAAATTTTACAACAAGCCAAACAAAGTGTCAAAAAATGGCTTGAAAATAAAAAGATTGTCAAAGAAATTTATGTGAAAAATAAACTAGTGAATTTGGTGATTGAATGAGAAATTTTGTTTTATTTTTTGTTTTTTTTATCACAGCCTGTGGTTATGTGCCCACTTCAAAAATTGCAGCTACGATTTTTGATGAGAAAATTTATGTCAATGTTGAGCTTAATCTTCAAGATCCTAAAAATAGCATTTTCGTCGCAGATACTTTAAGGGAGATGATTAGCTCTAAACTTGGAAAAAAACTTGCTTTAAAACATGAAGCAAGTGATGTGATTAATGTCAGAATGAGCAATCTTGAATTTTTGCCCCTTATTTATGATAAAAATGGCTATGTGATTAAATATAAGGCAAGATTAAATTTAGATTTTAATGTGGTTTTTAAAAATGGAACAAGTGAAAATTTAAGCACAAGGGGAAGTTATAATTTTGATATTACACCAAATAGCATAATTACCGATAATATAAGGACTCAAGCCATTAAAAATGCTTCGAGTGAAGCCTTTGATGAATTCATTTCTATCATTGCGATTAAAGGACACAATAATGTCGAATATCAATGAAATAGCAAGGGAAACCTTAATCACCTTAAAAGAAAGAAAACTTAAGCCAACTCCTGAAAATTATAGTGAAATTTTTGAAGAACTAAGCCAAAAACACGGCTTTGTTACAAATTCTAAGATTCGGCTTGATAAATACCGCTCCTTGCTTTTGCCCATTTATCAGCAAGAGCTTAGGGACAAACCTTTGCGTTCTTTGGAGCAATTTATCAGTTTTTTAATTTCAGCACTCAATCGTAAAAACACAAAGCAAGGGGATGAATTTTTTGAACTTTTATCCACGATTAGTAAAATTTTACAAATCAGCAGGGATAAAAAAGTCAGGGATTTAGCTAAAATCACTTCTGCTTGTATTTTAAAAACTATGGATAGCGAGAGCATTTATTTACTCAGTAAAAAATGGAAAGAATTTGAAAAAAATTACGAAGACAATGATTTAGATAAAGAAATGCGTAAATATGGTTTAAACCGCTATGATGACTTTGATTCTATGATTAAAAAACTCATAAACAAGCTTGATGAAAGGAGTTATGAGCATATAAGTGGATTGATTTTGCTTTGTTTAAATCCTTCTTTGGTGGAGGATTTAAAGATTGAAGCTTTTATACATGAATTATCGCAAAAACCTTATATTGTTAGTGAAGCTCATTTTAAAAACGAATTATTAGAATGTGTCAATAGAAGAATCGCTGTGGATAATATTTATGTGCAAAAGAATTTGAATTTTCTTGATGAAAATTTAAGAAAAATTAGCGAACTTTTGACCATACTTGATAAATCCCATCAAAACAATATCAATTTTATTAATTCTTTAAATCCTAATGAAAACGGCGAAGTGGTTTTGAGTTTTGAGGATTTAAAGCTTAAATTCACACAGCTTAATGAAAAAATTAAAACCCTTAACGCCGCCGTTCAATTCACGCAAAATTTAGAAGAACGTGAAGCTTGGAGTGTATTAAAAGAGCTTGAAAAACTTGATGAAAATTATATAAAATATAAGGTGAATTATTCTTTGGCACTTTTTTCTATTTCAAATTATCGCTTCATTATGGAAAAATACGGGGTGAGCAGTCTCAATGAAATTTTTGTCCGGTTTAAAAAAATTCTTAAAGAGAGTTGCACTGAATTTGATGAACTTTGGATGATTGATGAAAAATCTTATCTTATTGTCGCTCCGGGCAAAAGTAAGGAAGATATAGAAAATATAGTCAAAACAGATTTAAAAGCCATTGAAAATTTTAGATTCATTTATAAACAAGATTTAATCACTCCAAAAATTTCAGCTTTTTATTTGGATAAACAAAGCAAACCTGATTCAAATATCTATGAAGAATTGTTGGAAAAAATCGCTCAAAATGACTAAAGTGGATGAAATTTTAGCACAAAAAAGCCTTCATTATGAAAAGATTGATCGCTTTGTGGCTTTTAGAATGTTTGAAAAATACAAAGAACAAATCGCTTTAAAACCCATCATTCATATTGTTGGAACAAATGGCAAAGGAAGCACCGGACGCTTTTTAGCTCAACTTTTAGAAAATTTGGCTTTTAAAGTCGGGCATTATACAAGTCCGCATATTTTAAATTTTAAAGAAAGATTTTATCTTAATCATAATATCGTAAGCGATGAGCTTTTAGACCTTACTCATGAGAAACTCGCGGACATTTTTAAAGAAGATTTAAAAAAAATTTCTTATTTTGAATACGCTACTTTTTTGGCTGCTGTGCTTTTTAGGGATTGTGATTTTGTTATATTTGAAGCAGGACTTGGCGGAGAATATGATGCAACTTCAGTTTTTGAAAGAAGATTGAGTATTTTTACAAAAATAGGTTATGACCATATGCATATCTTGGGAAACAAACTTGAACAAATTGCAAGAACAAAGCTTAAAACTATGGCAAAAAAGGCACTCATAAGCAATGAGCAAGAAAAAATTGTGCTTGATTTGGCACAAAAGATTGCTTGGTTAAAGGGAGCGGATTTAAGACTCAATAAAACTTTTGAAGATGAGGATTTAAACAAAGAATTTGAAAAATATGCTCTTAATTATGCTCTACCGCAATTTTTAAAGCACAATCTTTCTTTAGCCTTGAATGCTTGTTTGCTTTTAAATTCTAAAGAAGAAGTCCTTAAAGCTTTAAAAGAACTTAAAAATTTAAATTTGGCAGGAAGATGTCAAAAAATCAGCGAAAATCTTTTTATCGATGTTGGACATAATGAAATGGCAGCTTTGGCTTTAAGAGAATATTTTAAGGGACAAAAAATTATTTTAGTGTATAATTCTTACTTGGATAAAGAAATTTTTAAAATTTTACAAATATTAAAGCCTATAATTGATACAATTCGAATTTATAAATATTTTAATGAAGACAGAAAGCCGGCTAATGAGCTCATTTTTAAGATTGCTCAAGAGCTTAACCTACGGTGTGAAATGTTTAAAGGAATTGATTTAAAAGAAAAGACTTTGGTTTTTGGTTCTTTTATTTTGGTTGAAAAATTTTTAAAGGAGTATTGTGATAAAAGATAAATTTACAATTACAATTACAGATATTAATGGTTCAAGACATTTTTATTTAAGTCAAATCATTAAAAAAATCGCACTTTATATCATTATTTTTGTTTTTTTATTTTTAGTTTTAAGTGGATTTTATATCAAATATCTTGACGGAAAAGTCAGTGAGCTTGATGAAAAAAAACAAGAGCTTCTTGAAAAAACCAAAGAACTTGAAATCACTAATGAGCAAATGCAAAAAAGCGTTGAAGAAAAAGCACAACAATACTCAATGATTGAAGATAAAATCGCCGCTTTTGAAGAATCTTTAGGTCTTGAAAGCGAAAATAATATTAGCATCACGCAAAGGCTTGATAATCTCGAGCTTACTAATGAACAACAAAGCTCCATACTCTCTCAAATTCCAAATGGCTATCCTATTGTTAATAAAGGCATTACGGGGAATTTTGGCTGGAGAGAGCATCCTATATTAAAACGAAGAGAATTTCATCCGGGCATTGATTTAAAAGCCGATGTAGGAACTCCTGTTTATGCTCCTGCAAACGGAGTGGTTGAATTTGCAGGATACAATGAAAACGGCTATGGTTATAATGTTATTTTACTCCATAATTTTGGTTTTAAAACCGTTTTTGCCCATATGACAAGAAGAGATGTCGTCAAAGCGGGACAATTTGTTAAAAAGGGAGATTTGATAGGATATTCCGGAAATACAGGACTTTCAACAGGTCCTCATTTGCATTATGAGGTTAGATTCATTAATAAAACCTTAGAACCTTTGTATTTTTTAAATTTACAAAGAAAAAATATGAATAATTTTTTTAATACAGAAAGGAGAGTTCCATGGCAATCTTTAATAAAGGCGGTGTCGGTTCAACACCAAGTTTAAGCACAGAAACAACCGTAATTTCATCAGGGGCTAAAATAGAAGGAAAATTCTATTTTTCATCCATGCTTCATGTTGATGGAGAGCTTAGCGGGATTATACACTCTGAAAGTATAGTTGTTATCGGTAAAAATGGGAATTTAAAGGGCGAATTGCAAGCAGATAAAGTGGTTGTAAATGGCTATTTTGAAGGAGAGCTTGATGCGAATAGTCTTGAAATTTTAGCCGGTGGAGTGGTGATGGGAGATATTTCAGTTAATGGGCTTTCGATTGAAAATGGTGGAAAATTTAGAGGCACTTCTAAGATTAAAGAGGAGAATACGGTTAAACTCATTGAAAACAATCCAGAATAATGCAAGCTTCATTCTATGAGTATTTAAAACATTCAAATCCCTGTGAGTTAATACTTTGCGAAGATGATAAAGAGGCGGATTTGCTCTCGCAAATCTCTCTTTTTTTAGGTATAAAAACTTTCGTTTTGCCTGATTTTCGTGCAGAATTTGGAGATGATTTAAGGGTTTTTTCTAAAGAGCTTTTTGAGCTTTGTCAAGTTTTAAATGCTTATCATAAGGAAAAAAATCAAAAAATTTTGATTGCACCCTTACACACCATACTTAAAAAATTACCCGGAAAGAAACATTTAAAAAATTTAGTCGTAAGCAAACAAGAAAAATTGATTTTAAAGGATTTTAAAGAAGAGCTTTTAAGGCTTGGTTATGAATTTGTGGATATTGTGCAAGATAAAGGCGAAATTTCTGTTCGTGGCGATGTTGTCGATATTTTTTGTATCAATGAAGAACAACCTTTGAGAATTTTGCTTTTTGAAGAAGAGATTGAAAGCATAAGATTTTTTGATTTAAATTCTCAAAAATCCATCCCAAATGAGCTTGAAAATTTTGAAATTTGTCCCTTTTTAGCTTATTTTAGTGAAGAAAATTATGAAGATTTTAAGCAAAAAATCGAGAATTTTCAGAGTGAAGTTTTGATTAATGATATTCATTCTTTAGGTTTTTGGTGCATTGATGATTTTTATGATTATTTGGAGCTTGATTTTAGGAGCATTAAAGAATTTAATTTGGACACATTCGCAAGGGATTTGAGTTTTATCAATCAAAGAATCATTCCTCAAGCAAAGATTTTCAAACCCTTACAAAGCGTTTATCATAAGGATTTTTTTGCATTTCATAAAGATAAAAAAATCATAGTTTTAGCTCAAAATGAAGCCCTTTTTAAACAGCTTGAACTTGAAAATATGCCAAATTTGATTTTTAAAAAGAGCGATTTGAGGATTAATTTAAGCTCTGCAAATGAGCTTATCATCTCTTTAAACCAAAAAGAAAAGCTAAAAAACAAACGCAAGACAAAACTCATTTTAGATGAATTAAAAATCAACGATTTTATTGTCCATGAAGATTATGGAGTGGGTCAATTTTTAGGGCTTGAACTCATCAGTATCAGTGGAGCTAAGAAAGAATTTGTAACGCTTTTGTATCAAAATAACGACAGACTTTTATTGCCCGTTGAAAATTTGCATTTGATTGATAAATATTTAGGAGCTAGTGGGGAACTTCCTTCGCTTGATCGTTTAGGAAAAACAAGTTTTATCAAACTCAAAGAAAGGCTTAAGGCTAAACTTTTAGCACTTGCTTCGCAGATTGTGATTAGAGCTGCAAAAAGGGCTTTGATTTGCCCTAAAAAAATCAATATAGACTTTGCCTTGCAAGCAGATTTTGTTGCAAAGGCTGGATTTTCTTATACTCAAGATCAACTCAAAGCTTGTGAAGAAATTTTAGAAGATTTATCTGGTTCTAAGGTTATGGATAGACTTTTAAGTGGTGATGTGGGTTTTGGAAAAACTGAAGTGGCGATGAATGCTATTTTTCCGGTGGTTAAAAATGGTTTTTGTGTATTTTTTTTCGTGCCGACAACACTTTTATCCCATCAGCATTTTAAGACTTTGAAAAAACGTTTCGAGCCTTTTAATATCCCTGTTTTTAAATGCGATCGCTTTACAAATTCAAAAGATAAAAAAAATCTTTTAGAAAATTTAAAGGCTCAAAAACCTTGCATTGTTGTAGGAACTCACGCACTTTTAAGTATGGAGTGTGAAAATTTAGCCCTTGTGATTATTGATGAGGAGCATAAATTTGGAGTGAAACAAAAAGAAAAACTTAAAGAACTCTCTTATAATGCCCATATTCTTTCAATGTCTGCCACGCCGATTCCAAGAAGTTTAAATCAAGCCCTAAGCTCAATCAAATCTTACAGCACTCTACAAACCCCACCCGAAGACAGGCTTGATGTAAGAACCTTTGTCAAAGAAAACAATGAAATTTTACTCAAAGAACTCATTGCAAGAGAGCTTAGAAGAGGGGGGCAAATTTTTTATATTCACAATCATATCTTAAGCATTGAGCAATGTAAAAAACATTTGCTAGAGCTTTTTAAGGACTTAAGAATTCTCATCTTGCATTCTAAGATTGATTCTAAAACTCAAGAAGAGCAGATGCTTAAATTTGAAAATAAAGAATACGATATGCTCCTTAGCACTTCTAT
Encoded here:
- the leuS gene encoding leucine--tRNA ligase, yielding MAYEAKKIEKKWQEFWDKNQSFEPKEDYTLKKKYILSMFPYPSGRIHMGHVRNYTIGDALARYYRKNGYNVLHPIGFDSFGMPAENAAIKHKIHPKTWTYENIAYMKQELFSLGLSFSQKRILATSDPLYTKFEQEFFIKMFEKGLIYIKEAQVNWCEQDKTVLANEQVEDGRCWRCGHEVVQKKMPGYYVKITSYATELLDGLEALKDKWSAQVLTMQENWIGKSEGLEFSLFLDEESGMKTTAKKIEVFTTRADTLYGMSYIALAPEHEIVQHLLDNSHLSSEISSKIKAMQNQSQRERQSAEKEGYFLGIYAIHPLSGKKIPVWVANFVLIDYGNGAVMAVPAHDERDFEFAKKYNLKIIKVIEGQETNLNQAYTQKSGKLIQSAEFSGLDCNEARKKIMNYFEDNNLGQRVVNFKIRDWGVSRQRYWGAPIPMVKCEDCGIVSENLENLPITLPDDIEITGEGNPLDKHPTWKFCTCPKCGKQALRESDTLDTFFQSSWYFARFASDEKTWEQKAFDKKSVDYWLNVDQYIGGIEHAILHLLYARFFQKALRDLGYLRDSEPFCRLLTQGMVLKDGAKMSKSKGNVVDPDEIINRYGADTARLFILFAAPPAKELEWNDDALEGAYRFLCRFYERALNVRGKELLKIEQNSLNKEEKYARLKVYEALKKSEEVYTKNFAFNTLIAACMEALNALNVCKNEALEQEGFYILLNILEPIIPHICFELSEKLFECENFKKIELKDEVFIKESFNLAVSVNGKKRAQIEVLSEQSEDEILQQAKQSVKKWLENKKIVKEIYVKNKLVNLVIE
- a CDS encoding Mur ligase family protein, with the translated sequence MTKVDEILAQKSLHYEKIDRFVAFRMFEKYKEQIALKPIIHIVGTNGKGSTGRFLAQLLENLAFKVGHYTSPHILNFKERFYLNHNIVSDELLDLTHEKLADIFKEDLKKISYFEYATFLAAVLFRDCDFVIFEAGLGGEYDATSVFERRLSIFTKIGYDHMHILGNKLEQIARTKLKTMAKKALISNEQEKIVLDLAQKIAWLKGADLRLNKTFEDEDLNKEFEKYALNYALPQFLKHNLSLALNACLLLNSKEEVLKALKELKNLNLAGRCQKISENLFIDVGHNEMAALALREYFKGQKIILVYNSYLDKEIFKILQILKPIIDTIRIYKYFNEDRKPANELIFKIAQELNLRCEMFKGIDLKEKTLVFGSFILVEKFLKEYCDKR
- the secD gene encoding protein translocase subunit SecD, whose protein sequence is MRNSKITYRLVIFVIVFIFGVVFSLPSLLQLEKGAKINLGLDLQGGLYMLLGVDNQEAIKSKIKSIASSLHYSINKENILVDKVLTNDQSIEFNLLDASDASKIEDLLKEIQGLDVQKNHLSYTISFTPEEIKNIENFALLQAVETIRNRLDQFGLAEPTVAKQGEDKILVELAGIKTKEDELRAKERITKAAHLQLMEVDDSKMSQASSMSESEAQSYGLVILSDAKNEALKYTLKSIPILDGSMLTDAKVGFSDTSNYPVINFTLNAEGAKKFGDYTGANVGKRLAIVLDNKVYSAPSINERIGGGSGQISGNFTQEEARDVAVALRSGALLAPVKLLEQRSIGPSLGSDSIKMSMIALIGASVFIVVFMALYYGVAGIFADIALLVNVLMIIALMAMFGATLTLPGMAGLVLTVGMAVDANVIINERIRELLREGMSIKASVENGYKNAMSAIVDSNITSLITSIALYAYGTGAVKGFAVTLGIGIVISMITAILGTRGMFDYFMPSMQKNNQTKFWFGYRKK
- the secF gene encoding protein translocase subunit SecF, translating into MQFFSEKKIYDFMRMRFVAISLSFVLLLGSIFLLFDRGLQFGIDFSGGTLIQLKYKEKAPIAQIREILEQTGQFQNLSVTEFGSDEEVTIRFLGSNENLGNDSAEGISKLLKDTGEFELRRADVVGPKVGDELRNKGLMAIIVSLIAILIYIAFRFEWRFALAAILSEIHDVLITLGAICLFRIDVNLDTLAAVLTVLGYSLNDTIIIFDRIREGIKKSKETNLAPIINESVSATLSRTTLTSGLTLATVVILYFFGGSMIEGFSLSLIVGIVIGTLSSIFVASPTLLWFKFNVFDFRAKELEKMKRKQEKERNRAMYEKGAV
- a CDS encoding peptidoglycan DD-metalloendopeptidase family protein, which gives rise to MIKDKFTITITDINGSRHFYLSQIIKKIALYIIIFVFLFLVLSGFYIKYLDGKVSELDEKKQELLEKTKELEITNEQMQKSVEEKAQQYSMIEDKIAAFEESLGLESENNISITQRLDNLELTNEQQSSILSQIPNGYPIVNKGITGNFGWREHPILKRREFHPGIDLKADVGTPVYAPANGVVEFAGYNENGYGYNVILLHNFGFKTVFAHMTRRDVVKAGQFVKKGDLIGYSGNTGLSTGPHLHYEVRFINKTLEPLYFLNLQRKNMNNFFNTERRVPWQSLIKAVSVQHQV
- a CDS encoding bactofilin family protein, which encodes MAIFNKGGVGSTPSLSTETTVISSGAKIEGKFYFSSMLHVDGELSGIIHSESIVVIGKNGNLKGELQADKVVVNGYFEGELDANSLEILAGGVVMGDISVNGLSIENGGKFRGTSKIKEENTVKLIENNPE
- the lptE gene encoding LPS assembly lipoprotein LptE; amino-acid sequence: MRNFVLFFVFFITACGYVPTSKIAATIFDEKIYVNVELNLQDPKNSIFVADTLREMISSKLGKKLALKHEASDVINVRMSNLEFLPLIYDKNGYVIKYKARLNLDFNVVFKNGTSENLSTRGSYNFDITPNSIITDNIRTQAIKNASSEAFDEFISIIAIKGHNNVEYQ
- the yajC gene encoding preprotein translocase subunit YajC; translation: MEHSVLNSLIPLIVLVAIFYFLIIRPRQKQEKAHRNMIESLQKGDKIITNGGIICEVIKSESDFIKVKLNEENITAKISKDFVAKKIDA